One window of Oscillibacter hominis genomic DNA carries:
- a CDS encoding aminoacyl-histidine dipeptidase — protein MRVLEQLEPSRVFYYFEELCKIPHGSRNTKAISDYCVEFARARGLECHQDAANNVIIVKGATPGYESAEPVILQGHLDMVCEKAPECTLDMEKEGLELAVDGDQVYAKGTTLGGDDGIAVAMALAVLESDGICHPRLEAVFTVDEEIGMLGAAALDVSPLKGRKLINIDSEVEGIFTVSCAGGVVARCDLPVQWEKAGGTVYTVTVGGLKGGHSGVEIDKGRGMGNELLGRILCALSRRTEFRLVSVSGGTKDNAIVRESSARFLCEDARTVKETVEELNSAFRQELASSDPEVSVTLAACEGWDGKAMTRASTQGIVLFLGLSPSGIQAMSQDIPGLVQSSLNLGILTTEEDQVVAAYCVRSSVASQKEMMLDRLALLSGQIGGTLHLSGDYPAWEYRKDSPLRQVMEGVFKEQYGRAPKVEAIHAGLECGLLSGKMPGLDCVSIGPDLTKIHTAQERMSISSVQRVWTFLLEVLKRCR, from the coding sequence ATGCGTGTATTGGAACAGCTGGAACCCAGTCGGGTATTCTACTATTTTGAGGAGCTGTGCAAAATCCCTCACGGCTCCCGGAATACCAAGGCCATCAGCGACTACTGCGTGGAGTTTGCCAGGGCCCGGGGCCTGGAATGCCACCAGGACGCGGCAAACAACGTCATCATCGTCAAGGGGGCCACTCCCGGATATGAATCGGCGGAGCCGGTGATTTTGCAGGGCCATTTGGACATGGTCTGTGAAAAAGCGCCGGAGTGCACCCTTGATATGGAGAAAGAGGGGTTGGAGCTGGCGGTGGACGGCGACCAGGTCTACGCAAAGGGAACCACCTTGGGCGGAGACGACGGCATTGCCGTGGCCATGGCCCTTGCCGTGCTGGAATCCGACGGGATCTGCCATCCCCGTCTGGAGGCGGTGTTCACCGTGGATGAGGAGATCGGCATGCTGGGCGCGGCGGCGCTGGATGTGTCGCCGCTGAAGGGCCGCAAGCTCATCAACATTGACTCCGAGGTGGAGGGCATCTTCACCGTCAGCTGTGCCGGCGGCGTGGTGGCCCGGTGTGACCTGCCGGTCCAGTGGGAAAAGGCCGGCGGAACCGTGTATACCGTGACGGTGGGCGGCTTGAAGGGGGGCCACTCCGGTGTGGAGATCGACAAGGGCCGGGGCATGGGCAACGAGCTGCTGGGCCGGATTCTCTGTGCCCTGAGCCGCCGGACGGAGTTCCGGCTGGTGTCCGTCAGCGGCGGCACAAAGGACAACGCCATTGTCCGGGAGTCCTCCGCCCGATTTTTGTGCGAAGACGCCCGGACGGTGAAGGAAACGGTAGAGGAGCTGAACAGTGCCTTCCGGCAGGAGCTGGCGTCCTCCGACCCGGAGGTGAGCGTCACCCTGGCCGCTTGCGAAGGATGGGACGGGAAGGCCATGACCAGGGCCTCCACCCAGGGGATTGTCCTCTTCCTGGGCCTCTCTCCCAGCGGCATCCAGGCCATGAGCCAGGATATCCCGGGCTTGGTGCAGAGCTCGCTGAACCTGGGGATTCTCACCACGGAGGAAGACCAAGTGGTGGCCGCCTACTGTGTCCGCAGCTCCGTGGCCAGCCAGAAGGAGATGATGCTGGACCGGCTGGCCCTCCTGTCAGGCCAGATCGGCGGGACGCTGCACTTGAGCGGCGACTATCCGGCCTGGGAGTACCGCAAGGATTCGCCCCTGCGCCAGGTGATGGAGGGCGTTTTCAAGGAGCAGTATGGCCGCGCCCCCAAGGTGGAGGCCATCCACGCGGGACTGGAGTGCGGCCTTCTCTCCGGGAAGATGCCGGGATTGGACTGCGTGTCCATTGGCCCCGATCTCACCAAAATCCACACCGCCCAGGAGCGGATGAGCATCTCCTCCGTCCAGCGGGTCTGGACGTTCCTGCTGGAGGTGCTGAAGCGCTGCCGTTAA
- a CDS encoding PqqD family protein, whose protein sequence is MAKKGNFLDWVPVANPAFQWEEREDGTVVIHVAHRGVFDRIAQTVAHTPPVSHIALDGYGSYLWRLMDGTATVGQLAEQMLERFGPEVEPLYNRLVSYLNTLWNGRLIRFVDASLPLGTASRGTRRARG, encoded by the coding sequence GTGGCAAAGAAGGGAAACTTTTTGGATTGGGTGCCTGTGGCCAACCCGGCGTTCCAGTGGGAGGAGCGGGAGGATGGCACGGTGGTCATCCATGTGGCCCACAGAGGCGTTTTTGACCGCATTGCCCAGACTGTGGCCCATACCCCGCCGGTGAGCCACATCGCACTGGACGGCTATGGCAGCTACCTGTGGCGCCTGATGGACGGGACGGCTACGGTGGGCCAGCTGGCGGAGCAAATGCTGGAGCGGTTTGGGCCTGAAGTGGAGCCGCTGTACAACAGGCTGGTCAGCTACCTGAACACCCTTTGGAACGGACGGCTGATCCGGTTTGTGGACGCTTCCCTGCCGCTGGGAACGGCAAGTCGCGGCACCCGCAGGGCGCGGGGGTGA
- a CDS encoding rhomboid family intramembrane serine protease: protein MRKLYDAVDRFCASHPRFGIPNLMMTIVIGNAIIYLLARLSNYGAVAFLSFDLYHLLHGEIWRLVTFLFVPNTFDLFSLAISLYFYYFVGSVLEREWGTAKFTLYYLSGAVLTLLATVIASLISGNWHLMLSGTYYVNMSMFFAFAMLYPDMQVLLFFIIPLKVKWLAWANAALFAVDILRSLIWFNLSGILFPLIALFNFFVFFAPDFFHFAERKRYQHSRQSSSFRKTMHKEEAARHPYRHKCAVCGRTDADHPELQFRYCSRCTGYHCYCQDHIFNHVHFTDDQP from the coding sequence TTGAGAAAACTGTATGATGCGGTGGACCGGTTCTGCGCCTCCCATCCGCGATTCGGTATCCCCAACCTGATGATGACCATTGTCATCGGCAACGCCATCATCTATCTGCTGGCCCGGCTGAGCAATTACGGTGCCGTCGCCTTTTTGAGCTTTGACCTCTACCACCTGCTCCACGGTGAGATCTGGCGGCTGGTGACGTTCCTTTTCGTCCCCAACACCTTTGACCTTTTCTCCCTGGCCATCTCGCTCTATTTTTACTATTTCGTGGGCAGTGTGCTGGAGCGGGAATGGGGCACGGCCAAATTTACTCTCTACTATCTCAGCGGCGCGGTGCTGACGCTGCTGGCCACAGTGATCGCCTCGCTGATCAGCGGCAACTGGCATCTGATGCTGTCCGGCACCTACTATGTGAACATGTCCATGTTCTTCGCCTTTGCCATGCTCTATCCCGACATGCAGGTGCTGCTGTTTTTCATCATCCCACTGAAGGTCAAGTGGCTGGCATGGGCCAACGCGGCACTCTTCGCGGTGGACATCCTGCGCTCCCTCATCTGGTTCAACCTCAGCGGTATCCTCTTCCCCCTCATTGCGCTCTTTAACTTCTTTGTCTTTTTCGCGCCGGACTTTTTCCACTTTGCCGAGCGCAAGCGCTACCAGCACAGCCGGCAAAGCAGCAGCTTCCGCAAGACGATGCATAAGGAGGAAGCCGCAAGACATCCTTACCGCCACAAGTGCGCCGTCTGCGGCCGCACCGACGCGGATCATCCAGAGCTCCAGTTCCGCTACTGCTCCCGCTGCACCGGCTACCACTGCTACTGTCAGGACCACATCTTCAACCACGTGCATTTCACCGACGACCAGCCCTGA
- a CDS encoding OPT family oligopeptide transporter, translating into MEENKPYIPADRVMPELTAVSVVLGVVMAVLFGGANAYLGLRVGMTVSASVPAAVISMGVIRKLMRRNSILENNMVQTIGSAGESVASGAIFTLPALFMWAGEGLGDIPSLLEIGLIALCGGILGVLLMIPLRSALIVKEHGVLAYPEGQACAEVLIAGEEGGTNASVVFSGLGIAGLYKFIADGLKVFPSEIAYDIPGYRGSGIGVDVLPALAGVGYICGARVSSYLFAGGVLGWFVLMPLIALFGGDAVLFPASVPVNELLQEGASALWGSFIRYIGAGTVAAGGIISLIKSLPLIVRTFRDALGGYGKNGRGTLRTEQDLSMGTLLAAVAVVAAALWLIPVIPLTLPTALLVIVFSFFFATVSSRMVGLIGSSNNPVSGMAIATLLISTLLLKAAGKTGIEGMTAAITIGSVICIVAAIAGDTSQDLKTGFLLGATPRKQQIGELIGCTAAAIAIGAILYLLSIAWGYDSTELPAPQATLMKLVVEGVMGGNLPWTLVLVGVMIALAAEVLGIPVLPFAIGLYLPIYLSTPIMAGALVRHFVEKRRYRSEEEKGGAVRSGVLYASGLIAGEGLVGIVLALFAVIPFRGYASLGAFIDLSSRGAGIGSAGGLIAFGLLLASLWWAASRGRDSN; encoded by the coding sequence ATGGAAGAAAACAAACCCTATATCCCTGCGGACCGGGTGATGCCTGAGCTGACGGCGGTCTCCGTGGTGCTGGGTGTGGTGATGGCCGTCCTATTTGGGGGTGCCAACGCATATCTGGGGCTGCGGGTGGGAATGACGGTTTCCGCCTCTGTCCCCGCGGCGGTCATCTCCATGGGGGTGATCCGCAAGCTGATGCGCCGCAACTCCATTTTGGAAAACAACATGGTGCAGACCATCGGCTCTGCCGGAGAATCGGTGGCCTCCGGGGCCATCTTTACACTGCCGGCGCTGTTCATGTGGGCAGGAGAGGGCCTGGGTGACATACCGTCGCTCCTTGAGATCGGGCTGATCGCCCTGTGCGGCGGAATCCTGGGCGTGCTGCTGATGATTCCGCTGCGCAGCGCCCTGATCGTCAAAGAGCACGGGGTGCTGGCCTATCCGGAGGGGCAGGCCTGCGCCGAGGTGCTCATAGCCGGGGAAGAGGGCGGGACCAATGCCTCGGTGGTGTTCTCCGGTCTGGGGATTGCCGGGCTTTACAAGTTCATTGCCGACGGGCTGAAGGTCTTTCCCAGTGAGATCGCGTATGATATCCCCGGCTACAGAGGCTCAGGCATCGGTGTGGATGTTCTGCCGGCCCTGGCGGGCGTGGGCTATATCTGCGGGGCCAGGGTGTCCTCCTATCTCTTTGCCGGCGGCGTGCTGGGCTGGTTTGTGCTCATGCCCCTCATCGCGCTCTTCGGCGGGGATGCGGTGCTGTTCCCCGCCTCCGTGCCGGTCAATGAGCTGCTTCAGGAGGGGGCCTCGGCGCTCTGGGGCAGCTTTATCCGCTATATCGGCGCGGGCACCGTGGCGGCGGGCGGAATCATCAGCCTCATCAAGTCCCTCCCTCTGATTGTGCGTACCTTCCGGGATGCCTTGGGAGGCTACGGAAAGAACGGGCGGGGGACGCTCCGCACGGAGCAGGACCTCTCCATGGGCACTTTGCTGGCGGCGGTGGCCGTGGTGGCGGCCGCCCTGTGGCTGATTCCGGTGATCCCCCTCACGCTGCCCACCGCGCTGTTGGTCATCGTCTTTTCCTTTTTCTTCGCCACCGTGTCCTCCCGGATGGTGGGGCTGATCGGCTCCTCCAACAACCCGGTCTCCGGCATGGCCATCGCGACGCTGCTGATCTCCACGCTGCTGCTGAAGGCGGCGGGCAAGACGGGGATTGAGGGAATGACCGCGGCCATCACCATCGGTTCCGTGATCTGCATTGTGGCCGCCATTGCCGGCGACACCTCCCAGGACCTGAAGACCGGCTTCCTCTTAGGCGCAACGCCCCGGAAGCAGCAGATCGGAGAACTGATCGGCTGTACGGCGGCGGCCATCGCCATCGGCGCAATATTGTATCTTCTCTCCATCGCCTGGGGATACGACTCCACAGAACTGCCCGCCCCCCAGGCCACGCTGATGAAGCTGGTGGTGGAAGGCGTCATGGGCGGGAACCTGCCCTGGACGCTGGTGCTTGTGGGTGTGATGATCGCCCTGGCGGCGGAGGTCCTGGGGATACCCGTGCTGCCCTTTGCCATCGGGCTGTATCTGCCCATCTACCTCTCCACCCCCATCATGGCCGGCGCGCTGGTCCGGCACTTTGTGGAAAAGCGCCGCTACCGTTCGGAAGAGGAGAAGGGCGGCGCGGTGCGTTCCGGCGTGCTCTATGCCTCCGGGCTCATTGCCGGAGAGGGGCTTGTGGGGATTGTGCTGGCCTTGTTTGCCGTGATCCCCTTCCGGGGATATGCGTCCCTCGGCGCGTTTATAGACCTCTCGAGCCGGGGCGCCGGCATCGGCAGCGCGGGCGGGCTGATCGCCTTTGGGCTTTTGCTTGCGAGCCTCTGGTGGGCCGCCTCACGGGGCCGGGACAGCAATTGA
- a CDS encoding DMT family transporter, which translates to MKKLIVLLGVAGVSVSALLVRYSTAPSLTLVVYRMAFAALLLLPWAGAFHRNELRRLRFRQLLLCGVSGLFLGLHFFAYFASLQYTSIASSVVLVDTEVFWVAGLMFLLTGERVGKWGALGIALAFAGSIAVVLSEGVGGSVKGGLIALAGAAFMAVYTVIGRLLRREVSTTLYTALVYGAGFLTAAALALATGVPLTGWGREDLWIGLGLAVFCTLLGHSVFSWGLKYEKAAYISTVKFLEPVFASVWGILFLQEIPPLSTVLGALVILGGVALCAWDGGTGRRSPEKSIRGCRCQTGKKSV; encoded by the coding sequence ATGAAGAAGCTGATCGTCCTTTTGGGCGTGGCCGGAGTCTCCGTCTCGGCGCTTTTGGTCCGGTACTCCACCGCGCCCAGCCTGACGCTGGTGGTCTACCGCATGGCCTTTGCGGCGCTGCTGTTGCTGCCGTGGGCCGGGGCCTTCCACCGCAATGAACTGCGGCGCCTTAGGTTCCGCCAGCTGCTGCTGTGCGGTGTGTCGGGCCTCTTCCTTGGGCTCCACTTTTTTGCCTATTTTGCCTCGCTGCAATACACCTCCATCGCCTCTTCCGTGGTGTTGGTGGATACGGAGGTGTTCTGGGTGGCGGGGCTGATGTTCCTGCTGACCGGGGAGAGAGTGGGGAAGTGGGGGGCCCTGGGCATCGCCCTGGCATTTGCGGGCAGCATTGCCGTGGTGCTCTCAGAGGGGGTGGGCGGAAGCGTGAAAGGCGGCCTCATCGCCCTGGCCGGCGCCGCGTTTATGGCGGTTTACACGGTGATCGGGAGGCTGCTGCGCCGGGAGGTATCCACCACGCTCTATACCGCCCTGGTCTACGGCGCGGGCTTTCTGACCGCTGCGGCCCTGGCCCTGGCCACCGGTGTGCCCCTGACCGGCTGGGGAAGGGAGGACCTGTGGATCGGCCTGGGCCTTGCGGTGTTCTGCACCCTGCTGGGCCACAGCGTCTTCAGCTGGGGGCTGAAGTATGAAAAGGCCGCCTACATCTCCACGGTGAAATTTTTGGAGCCGGTCTTTGCCTCAGTGTGGGGAATCCTCTTTTTGCAGGAGATACCGCCGCTCTCCACGGTCCTGGGCGCTTTGGTGATTTTGGGCGGTGTGGCCCTGTGCGCCTGGGACGGCGGAACGGGCCGCCGCTCCCCGGAGAAAAGCATACGCGGATGCCGTTGCCAAACAGGGAAAAAGAGCGTATAA
- the metK gene encoding methionine adenosyltransferase, giving the protein MAKHFFTSESVTEGHPDKICDQISDAVLDAIIEKDPEARVACETTACTGLIHVMGEISTSCYVDIPKIAREVVREIGYDRGKFGFDCETCAVLTSIDEQSGDIAMGVNQSLESKEGKDSLTNGAGDQGMMFGYACDETPELMPLAISLSHKLALRLTEIRKSGAVDYLRPDGKTQVTVEYEGDKPVRVDTVVVSTQHGPEVSLEQIRKDMIELVIRHTIPAELLDENTKFYVNPTGRFVKGGPAADAGLTGRKIIVDTYGGSAPHGGGCFSGKDPTKVDRSAAYAARYVAKNVVAAGLARKCQVELAYAIGVAQPVSVLVETFGTGTVSDDVLEAAVRKVFDLRPAAIIRDLDLRKPIYRKLAAYGHMGRTDLKVRWEDTDRTEALKAAVAQGN; this is encoded by the coding sequence ATGGCAAAGCATTTCTTCACCTCTGAATCTGTGACGGAAGGGCATCCCGACAAAATCTGCGACCAGATTTCCGACGCGGTGCTGGACGCGATCATCGAGAAGGACCCCGAGGCCCGGGTGGCCTGCGAGACCACGGCCTGCACCGGATTGATCCACGTCATGGGCGAAATCAGCACCAGCTGCTACGTGGACATCCCCAAGATTGCCCGCGAGGTGGTGCGGGAGATCGGCTACGACCGGGGCAAGTTCGGCTTTGACTGCGAGACCTGCGCCGTCCTCACCTCCATTGACGAACAGTCCGGCGACATCGCCATGGGCGTGAACCAGTCCCTGGAGAGCAAGGAGGGCAAGGACAGCCTGACCAACGGCGCCGGGGACCAGGGCATGATGTTCGGCTACGCCTGTGACGAGACCCCTGAGCTGATGCCACTGGCCATTTCGCTGAGCCACAAGCTGGCCCTGCGGCTGACGGAAATCCGCAAGAGCGGCGCGGTGGACTACCTGCGGCCCGACGGAAAGACCCAGGTCACCGTGGAATACGAGGGGGACAAGCCCGTCCGCGTGGACACGGTGGTGGTCTCCACCCAGCATGGCCCCGAGGTCTCCCTGGAGCAGATCCGCAAGGATATGATCGAGCTTGTGATCCGGCACACCATCCCCGCGGAGCTGCTGGATGAGAATACGAAATTTTATGTCAACCCCACGGGCCGGTTTGTAAAGGGCGGCCCGGCGGCGGACGCCGGCCTCACCGGCCGAAAGATCATTGTGGATACATACGGCGGCAGCGCGCCCCACGGCGGCGGCTGCTTCTCCGGCAAGGACCCCACCAAGGTGGACCGCAGCGCTGCCTATGCGGCCCGGTATGTGGCTAAGAACGTGGTGGCCGCGGGGCTGGCCAGAAAGTGCCAGGTGGAGCTGGCCTATGCCATCGGCGTGGCCCAGCCGGTCTCCGTACTGGTGGAGACCTTTGGCACCGGCACGGTGTCCGATGACGTGCTGGAGGCCGCGGTGCGCAAGGTCTTCGATCTGCGTCCGGCCGCCATCATCCGGGATTTGGACCTGCGCAAGCCCATCTACCGGAAGCTGGCCGCTTACGGCCACATGGGCCGCACCGATCTGAAGGTCCGCTGGGAGGATACCGACCGGACCGAGGCGCTGAAGGCCGCCGTTGCACAGGGCAACTGA
- a CDS encoding cold-shock protein: MNNGTVKWFNEEKGFGFISNDDGSGDVFVHFSAIQGQGFRTLQEGQKVTFETETDPKDSKKLRAVNVRAAA; the protein is encoded by the coding sequence ATGAATAACGGTACTGTTAAATGGTTTAACGAGGAAAAGGGATTTGGATTTATCTCCAACGACGACGGCAGCGGCGATGTGTTCGTGCATTTCTCCGCCATCCAGGGCCAGGGCTTCCGCACGCTGCAGGAGGGCCAGAAGGTCACTTTTGAGACGGAGACCGACCCCAAGGACAGCAAGAAGCTCCGGGCCGTCAACGTCCGGGCCGCTGCCTAA
- a CDS encoding glycosyltransferase, with amino-acid sequence MPAVSVIVPVYKAEPFLRKCTDSVLHQTLPDLELLLIDDGSPDGSGALCDAIAGEDGRVRVFHKENGGVSSARNLGLAQAKGHYIAFVDSDDWMEPEMLKTLYTALQSAQADSAGCAHLNVTPSGQNWPEAGVLPAGIYGPDEMMRGIVDPLLGDRVGTNVVNGFIWRFLFSADVLRSHSMSFEGAYLEDELFLMEYFCYAKKLVMVDQPLYCYLQNPSSVTHRYMKNYMDTFHRFMERKGELVERLGLESRRPQWRQNSNFAGLLIAIGNEYAAGNSAAAAEKREQVRQIASLPEMEEALRTVRPEGQSRNKQIVTALVRRRWFGLLTLLYRMKNRS; translated from the coding sequence ATGCCCGCCGTTTCTGTGATCGTTCCCGTCTATAAGGCGGAGCCCTTTTTGCGCAAGTGTACGGACAGCGTGCTGCATCAGACGCTGCCTGATTTGGAACTGCTGCTGATTGACGACGGCTCACCCGACGGGAGCGGGGCGCTGTGCGACGCCATCGCCGGGGAGGACGGACGCGTCCGGGTGTTCCACAAGGAAAACGGCGGTGTCAGCTCTGCCCGGAACCTGGGGCTGGCTCAGGCAAAGGGGCATTATATCGCATTTGTGGACAGTGACGACTGGATGGAGCCGGAGATGCTCAAGACGCTCTACACCGCCCTGCAGTCCGCGCAGGCGGACAGCGCGGGCTGCGCCCATCTCAACGTGACCCCTTCCGGGCAGAACTGGCCGGAGGCAGGCGTTCTCCCCGCCGGCATCTATGGGCCGGATGAGATGATGCGCGGCATTGTGGATCCACTCTTAGGTGACCGGGTGGGGACAAACGTGGTCAACGGATTCATCTGGCGCTTCCTCTTTTCCGCCGATGTCCTCCGCTCCCACAGCATGTCCTTTGAAGGCGCCTATTTGGAGGACGAGCTCTTTTTGATGGAGTATTTCTGCTACGCGAAAAAGCTGGTCATGGTAGATCAGCCCCTGTACTGCTACCTGCAAAACCCCAGCTCTGTGACCCACCGGTACATGAAGAACTACATGGATACCTTCCACCGGTTTATGGAGCGCAAAGGGGAGCTGGTGGAGCGCCTGGGGCTGGAGAGCCGCCGCCCCCAGTGGCGGCAGAATTCCAACTTTGCTGGTTTGCTGATCGCCATAGGAAACGAATACGCCGCCGGCAACAGCGCTGCGGCGGCGGAGAAAAGGGAACAGGTGCGGCAAATCGCATCGCTTCCGGAGATGGAGGAGGCACTGCGGACCGTACGCCCAGAGGGCCAGTCCCGGAACAAGCAGATTGTGACGGCGCTGGTGCGCCGGCGGTGGTTTGGCCTTCTGACCCTGCTGTATCGGATGAAAAATAGAAGCTGA
- a CDS encoding FAD-binding protein yields METFDIVVVGGGPAGATFARIASGGGRSVLLLDGNLRGKPCGGLLAPDAQKALARFDLTLPKDILVDPQIFAVRTIDLKTARQRYYQRMYINLNRDKFDRWLLSLADSAVQVRRGRCTALDRTGGGVAVTYRTDAGERRTVLGKVVVGADGANSIVRRSFFPPLHTRSYVAIQQWFPLQEERCKAFYSCIFDPDTSDCCSWSIHKDDYMIFGGAFAPHGCRESFERQKEKLAPFGFRLSQPVKTEACMVLRPTGLRSFCCGGSGVYLIGEAAGLISPSSLEGISSAIVSAVALRQSLETSDPGREYLRRTRRLRWKLTLKNLKCPFMYQPLLRNLVLASGLSSIRLYDGERDSL; encoded by the coding sequence ATGGAGACATTTGACATCGTTGTGGTGGGCGGCGGGCCGGCAGGGGCCACCTTTGCCCGGATTGCCTCCGGCGGAGGGCGCAGCGTTCTGCTGTTGGATGGAAACCTTCGGGGAAAGCCCTGCGGCGGCCTGCTGGCGCCTGACGCCCAGAAGGCCCTGGCCCGGTTTGACCTGACGCTGCCCAAAGACATTTTGGTGGACCCCCAGATTTTTGCCGTGCGCACCATTGATTTGAAAACTGCGAGGCAGCGGTACTACCAGCGCATGTATATCAACTTAAACCGGGACAAATTCGACCGCTGGCTGCTCTCTCTGGCAGATTCGGCGGTTCAGGTGCGGAGGGGGAGGTGTACGGCTCTGGACCGGACCGGAGGCGGAGTGGCCGTCACCTACCGGACCGATGCGGGGGAGCGCCGGACCGTTCTGGGCAAGGTGGTGGTGGGCGCCGACGGAGCAAACTCCATCGTGCGCCGCAGTTTTTTCCCCCCGCTGCACACCCGGAGCTATGTGGCCATCCAACAGTGGTTTCCCCTCCAAGAGGAGAGATGCAAGGCCTTTTACTCCTGCATCTTCGACCCGGATACCTCGGACTGCTGCTCCTGGTCCATCCATAAAGACGACTATATGATCTTTGGCGGGGCCTTTGCGCCGCACGGCTGCCGGGAGAGCTTTGAACGCCAAAAGGAGAAATTGGCACCTTTTGGCTTCCGCCTGAGCCAGCCGGTGAAGACTGAGGCCTGCATGGTGCTGCGGCCCACAGGGCTTCGCAGCTTTTGCTGCGGAGGCAGCGGCGTGTACCTGATCGGTGAGGCGGCGGGACTCATCAGCCCCAGTTCCCTGGAGGGGATCAGCTCCGCCATTGTCAGCGCTGTGGCGCTGCGCCAGTCGCTGGAGACGTCGGATCCGGGCCGGGAGTACCTGCGCCGCACCCGCCGTCTGCGCTGGAAGCTGACGCTGAAGAACCTGAAGTGCCCCTTTATGTACCAGCCTCTGCTGCGGAACCTGGTGCTGGCCTCGGGCCTCTCCTCCATCCGTCTTTACGACGGGGAGCGGGACAGCCTATGA
- a CDS encoding O-antigen ligase family protein, whose protein sequence is MVDTIKESLICCALLKFWTALSQVWNDSRTGRAIHRFEAWCERGWHGSALVGFFTREGTLSASWAPSLSCRLLTWLINLPASALHWLYRKLQPYFDGSFFAALAFDMGESTAIAVSWLVALLLSIPYERWNNAYSLMGFFLCLLLLVAGGMRRRTFRLNAAAVGPYAVLLAASVCLAVVFSAYRGLSYRFFLFHLTCMILVIVTVSAVRHAGDLVRLAAGAGLGVFTSSAYGVVQRIQGVEVNASYVDLTLNKGMPGRVYSFFDNPNAFAEMLIFFLPLVLALVFCSKRWYSVLAALGVFCMGVGVVLMTYSRASWIGLAVSLLLFVFLWKPKLLPGLILLGIACIPLLPDTILNRVMTITNLKDTSTSSRFPLYEAALALIRQSPVTGAGLGTDAVKEYISVHNLYHARAPFVHSHNIYLQIWVEQGILGLLAFLGTMLWGYKSAAAAIKGKVSRQAKFITLAGASAIAGAMVCGMADYLWNYPRVMCMFWYLFAVTAAGIKVCKMEKDLI, encoded by the coding sequence ATGGTAGATACGATCAAAGAGAGCTTGATCTGCTGCGCCCTGCTAAAGTTTTGGACGGCCCTCAGCCAGGTGTGGAACGATAGCCGGACCGGGAGAGCGATCCATCGGTTTGAAGCCTGGTGTGAACGGGGCTGGCACGGCAGCGCGCTGGTTGGCTTTTTTACCAGGGAGGGGACACTGAGCGCCTCCTGGGCACCCAGCCTTTCCTGCCGGCTGCTGACTTGGCTCATCAACCTGCCGGCCTCGGCGCTCCACTGGCTGTACCGGAAGCTGCAGCCTTATTTTGACGGCAGTTTTTTTGCCGCCCTGGCCTTTGACATGGGGGAGTCCACCGCCATCGCCGTGTCCTGGCTGGTGGCGCTGCTGCTGTCCATTCCCTATGAGCGCTGGAACAATGCCTACAGCCTGATGGGATTTTTCCTCTGCCTGCTGCTGTTGGTAGCAGGCGGGATGCGCCGCAGAACCTTCCGGCTGAACGCAGCTGCTGTGGGCCCGTACGCCGTGCTTTTGGCTGCATCCGTGTGCCTGGCGGTGGTGTTTTCCGCCTATCGCGGACTCTCCTACCGGTTCTTCCTGTTCCACCTGACCTGTATGATCCTGGTGATCGTGACGGTCAGCGCAGTGCGCCATGCCGGCGATCTGGTGCGCCTGGCCGCCGGGGCGGGCCTTGGCGTCTTTACGTCCTCCGCCTATGGAGTTGTTCAGCGGATTCAGGGTGTAGAGGTCAACGCCTCCTACGTGGATCTGACGCTGAACAAGGGGATGCCCGGGCGGGTTTACTCCTTTTTTGACAATCCCAACGCCTTTGCGGAGATGCTGATTTTCTTCCTACCCCTGGTGCTGGCGTTGGTTTTTTGCTCCAAGCGCTGGTACAGCGTTCTGGCTGCGTTGGGCGTGTTCTGCATGGGAGTGGGCGTTGTGCTGATGACTTACTCAAGGGCCAGCTGGATTGGGCTGGCGGTTTCGCTGCTGCTGTTTGTCTTTTTGTGGAAGCCAAAGCTGCTGCCGGGGCTGATCCTGCTTGGGATCGCCTGCATACCCTTGCTGCCAGACACCATTCTCAACCGCGTTATGACCATTACCAATCTGAAGGACACTTCTACGTCCAGCCGTTTCCCGCTGTATGAGGCGGCCTTGGCTCTGATCCGCCAGAGCCCTGTCACTGGCGCGGGGCTTGGCACGGACGCGGTGAAGGAGTATATCTCCGTCCACAACCTCTATCACGCACGGGCGCCTTTTGTCCATTCCCACAATATCTACCTTCAGATTTGGGTGGAGCAGGGGATTCTGGGGTTGTTGGCCTTCCTGGGCACAATGCTCTGGGGCTATAAGTCTGCAGCTGCTGCGATTAAGGGCAAAGTGTCCCGCCAGGCGAAATTCATCACGCTGGCCGGAGCCTCTGCAATTGCCGGTGCAATGGTCTGCGGAATGGCGGATTATCTCTGGAATTACCCCCGGGTAATGTGCATGTTTTGGTATTTATTTGCCGTGACTGCCGCTGGAATTAAGGTTTGCAAAATGGAAAAAGACCTGATATAA